Below is a genomic region from Mustela lutreola isolate mMusLut2 chromosome 1, mMusLut2.pri, whole genome shotgun sequence.
TACCTTGTGTGCTTTATCAGAGCTCCAGCCTGCACAGTTTTCCCCATTGATCTGGAGTACTTGGTCCCCAAATCTCAGACCAACCAATGAGGCTGGAGAATTTGCCTGGACCAGCTGAACAAATATGCCATTATCTATTGATTTAAGCCTGAGCCCAATTTTTCCATCTTGATCCTTACACAAAATGACTTCACGAATCCCTTGCTTAATTTCTGCTCTACGAATTCCAACATCATTACCAGTTACAGGAGCCACCATATAGTTCATACTAGAAGGTCTTGCCACCAACTGCCCCTGAACTGGTGCTCCAGGGACCACGGCCATATTTGCACGGATTTGTTCTTCATTTAAACTCAGGCCCATGTACTGGGAGAGCTCCGGATACAATTTAGGATAGAGATTTCCATCTTGAGAGATGGGAGCAGAAGCTTCAGACAAAATTGCTAGGTTGCCAGGGTTTGCAGAAAAGGCAGTTTGAGCCTGAATAACTTTGTCTACCTTCAGGTCTTCAAGAGATGGGTACAGAGACATTTTTGCAGGACTTTTCTAGGCCACAAGGACCCGCTCGCCGCCCTTGCCGCCCCGCCGCCTCCGGTAACTGGCACGGCTATATACCTTTCAATAGAGGTACTTAGCTGGTCAGCCTGGCTTATACCATCAGTTAGATACCAGTTAGATACAGCCTCTGGTTTTCTCTAGGCATCTATGCCCTTCTTGGCAAGACTAAATTATCACAAGATCTACCCAAAGGATGTATCTGCCTCAGGAACATAATCTCTTTCTAGAGACTAGattcccaccaaaaaa
It encodes:
- the LOC131829418 gene encoding syntenin-1-like, which codes for MSLYPSLEDLKVDKVIQAQTAFSANPGNLAILSEASAPISQDGNLYPKLYPELSQYMGLSLNEEQIRANMAVVPGAPVQGQLVARPSSMNYMVAPVTGNDVGIRRAEIKQGIREVILCKDQDGKIGLRLKSIDNGIFVQLVQANSPASLVGLRFGDQVLQINGENCAGWSSDKAHKVLKQAFGEKITMTVHDRPFERTVTKHKVSTGHVGFIFKNGKITSIVKDSSAARNGLLTEHNICEVNGQNVIGLKDSQIADILSTSETVVTITIMPAFIFEHIIKQMAPSIMKSLMDHTIPEV